The following proteins come from a genomic window of Dysidea avara chromosome 12, odDysAvar1.4, whole genome shotgun sequence:
- the LOC136241775 gene encoding RING-box protein 2-like — protein MDDESTEKVEVKSKAKDKLPLPGQMFVLKKWNAVAMWSWDVECDTCAICRVQVMDACLRCQTDGKQEECVVVWGECNHSFHNCCMVLWTKQNNRCPLCQQDWVVQRFGT, from the exons ATGGACGATGAGTCAACGGAGAAAGTTGAAGTTAAGTCAAAGGCGAAGGACAAGCTTCCTCTACCGGGGCAGATGTTTGTTTTGAAGAAATGGAATGCCGTCGCGATGTGGTCTTGGGATGTAGAGTGCGATACGTGTGCCATCTGTAGAGTACAAGTTATGG ATGCCTGTCTGAGATGCCAGACAGATGGAAAACAGGAGGAGTGTGTCG TTGTATGGGGAGAGTGCAACCACTCATTCCACAATTGCTGTATGGTGCTGTGGACCAAACAGAACAACAGGTGCCCACTCTGTCAACAGGACTGGGTTGTACAAAGATTTGGAACATAA